Proteins co-encoded in one Capnocytophaga ochracea DSM 7271 genomic window:
- the bamA gene encoding outer membrane protein assembly factor BamA, with the protein MLKKFLLLAFLAFVSLVSAQEEDRISLGKGRKYTIGGIEVTGAKRYNEQTILTTSGLKVGDVIEIPSEKFSSIIHKLWGYKLFSDINIYIKRVEGDTVFLELAIKETPSLVDVKVTGIGQKKAETLLKDAEIKKGVKVNESLIANTKNYITNKYRKDGYLNTKVTIDTKIDTTDANGVDMLIHIDRGNKVKIDKITFEGNQQFTSAKLRKKLKKTKQVRFGRFWKRSKYVKKDYDEDLTNLVDFYKEKGYRDARVVNDTLIKNKDGNVSLNIAVEEGKRYYFGDIRFLGNSVYNDRVLNQVLGIKKGDVYNGVLLKKRIQDNTKPDAEDITNLYQNSGYLFSQIHPVETSVVNDTINFEIRVVEGKPAYFNKISVTGNEKTNDYVIYRELRTRPGYLYSKDAVVRTVRELGQLQLFDAQNINPEFKNADPNAGTVDIEYKLTETGSSQVQLQGGYGGGSFIGTLALSFNNFSIRNLFNPKAYRPVPMGDGQALSLSFQISRYYRTYGFSFTEPWMGGKQPVQFSVSFSRTEQFGYSYRSYDVDKSKRVYITGISVGLAKRLRVPDDYFQIAHTLSYQHYDLKNYPNLGLFTFKDGNSNSLAYTISLSRNSSGPNPIYPMSGSSFTISAKLTPPYSLFNKIDYGKLLEERETASNNGDSERIAQIDQERFHWLEFYKLKFTSAWYTNIYSKFVLKFGADFGYLGAYNSKRGIVPFERFFMGGDGLGYYSMDGRENIQMRGYENYALSADDGETVFNKFSLELRYPITLKPMASIYGLVFAEGGNVHNGLENFNPFQIKRSAGLGLRLFMPQFGMLGIDFGYGFDNPANSNNRSGWQTHFIFGQQF; encoded by the coding sequence ATGCTGAAAAAATTTTTATTGCTTGCTTTCTTGGCTTTTGTAAGCCTTGTAAGTGCACAAGAAGAAGATAGAATATCATTAGGAAAAGGAAGAAAATATACAATTGGTGGCATTGAAGTTACTGGCGCAAAACGTTATAACGAACAAACTATCCTCACTACTTCGGGTTTGAAAGTAGGTGATGTAATCGAAATCCCCAGTGAAAAATTCAGCTCCATCATTCATAAGCTATGGGGCTATAAGTTGTTTAGCGATATTAATATTTATATCAAGCGCGTAGAAGGTGATACCGTATTCTTAGAGTTAGCTATCAAAGAAACACCTTCATTAGTCGATGTAAAAGTAACAGGTATCGGACAGAAAAAAGCAGAAACCCTCCTTAAAGATGCCGAAATAAAAAAAGGAGTAAAGGTAAACGAAAGCCTTATTGCTAATACTAAAAACTATATCACTAATAAATATCGAAAAGATGGTTATCTCAATACCAAAGTAACCATCGATACCAAAATAGATACTACCGATGCCAATGGTGTAGATATGCTCATTCACATCGATAGAGGTAATAAGGTAAAAATTGATAAAATTACTTTTGAAGGCAATCAGCAATTCACCTCAGCTAAGTTGCGCAAGAAGCTCAAAAAGACAAAACAAGTGCGTTTCGGTCGTTTCTGGAAACGCTCCAAATATGTTAAGAAAGACTACGACGAAGATTTAACAAACCTCGTAGATTTCTATAAAGAAAAAGGCTATCGCGATGCTCGTGTGGTAAACGATACACTTATTAAAAATAAAGACGGTAACGTAAGTCTTAATATAGCAGTAGAAGAAGGGAAGCGTTATTATTTCGGTGATATCCGCTTCTTAGGAAACTCAGTCTATAACGACCGTGTGCTCAATCAAGTATTGGGTATCAAAAAAGGCGATGTATATAACGGAGTATTGCTCAAAAAACGCATTCAAGACAATACCAAACCCGATGCCGAAGATATAACCAACTTATATCAAAATAGTGGTTATCTCTTCTCGCAAATACACCCTGTAGAAACCTCAGTAGTAAATGATACTATCAATTTCGAAATACGCGTGGTAGAAGGGAAGCCTGCTTATTTTAATAAAATATCAGTAACAGGTAACGAAAAGACTAACGATTATGTAATTTATCGCGAGTTGCGCACACGTCCTGGTTATTTATATAGCAAAGATGCCGTAGTGCGTACCGTTCGTGAGTTAGGACAGTTGCAACTATTCGATGCTCAAAACATCAATCCAGAGTTTAAAAATGCCGACCCTAATGCAGGAACCGTTGATATAGAATATAAACTCACCGAAACAGGTTCAAGCCAAGTGCAGTTGCAAGGAGGGTATGGTGGAGGCTCATTCATAGGTACACTTGCCCTTTCATTCAATAACTTTTCTATTCGCAACTTGTTCAACCCCAAAGCCTATCGTCCAGTGCCTATGGGCGACGGTCAAGCACTATCACTCAGTTTCCAAATAAGTAGGTACTACCGTACTTATGGGTTTTCATTTACCGAGCCTTGGATGGGAGGTAAACAGCCTGTGCAGTTCTCAGTGTCATTCAGTAGAACCGAACAGTTCGGGTATAGTTACAGGAGCTATGATGTAGATAAGAGTAAACGTGTGTATATCACAGGAATAAGCGTAGGTTTAGCCAAACGTTTGAGAGTCCCCGATGATTATTTCCAAATCGCTCATACTTTAAGCTATCAGCATTATGATTTGAAGAATTATCCTAATTTAGGACTCTTTACTTTTAAAGATGGTAACTCTAATTCATTAGCTTATACTATTTCGCTATCGCGTAACTCAAGTGGTCCTAACCCTATCTATCCAATGTCAGGAAGTAGCTTTACAATTAGTGCGAAGCTTACCCCTCCTTACTCATTGTTCAATAAGATAGATTATGGCAAACTGCTTGAAGAACGTGAAACTGCATCTAATAACGGCGATTCTGAAAGAATAGCACAAATAGACCAAGAGCGTTTTCACTGGTTAGAGTTTTATAAGCTTAAATTTACCTCAGCTTGGTATACCAATATTTACAGTAAATTTGTATTAAAGTTTGGTGCTGATTTTGGTTATTTGGGAGCTTATAACAGCAAACGCGGTATAGTACCTTTTGAACGTTTCTTTATGGGAGGCGATGGTTTAGGCTATTACTCTATGGACGGACGTGAAAACATACAAATGCGCGGGTATGAAAACTATGCCCTTTCCGCCGATGATGGCGAGACTGTGTTTAACAAGTTCTCTCTGGAATTGCGTTATCCTATTACTCTTAAACCAATGGCTTCTATCTATGGCTTAGTATTTGCCGAAGGAGGTAATGTACACAATGGATTAGAGAACTTTAATCCTTTCCAGATTAAGCGTTCAGCAGGTTTAGGATTGCGACTCTTTATGCCACAGTTCGGTATGCTGGGTATTGACTTTGGATATGGTTTCGATAACCCTGCCAATAGCAATAACCGCAGTGGCTGGCAAACACACTTTATTTTTGGACAACAATTCTAA
- a CDS encoding OmpH family outer membrane protein → MNKLQALFIVLLCSACFTYAQKPSRIGYVDMDYILSHLEDYKVASQQFALQVEQWEAEIAKRQEKIKAEKDKLEAEKALLTPELIKDKEEEIALLEYNLNAYKQQKFDAKEGEYITQKFMLAKPIQDQVFNIVQEIGKMRKYDFIFEKSDATMLFSNEQHNLSKVVLRALKKKDNAEDRNKDMAQLLKESYDFEFVEERVKKRKEAEKAREQRRVQYEQERLRKTEEMKQQREQLKAKREKEQAERQQKFQQERDALKAQREKEQAERVQKFQQERDALKAQREKEQAERQQKFQQQRDSIKAQRDKEQTERQQKLQEQKEQREKEIAERQKKLEEQRVQREKEQAERLKKQQEARTQTPTTNQ, encoded by the coding sequence ATGAACAAACTACAAGCGTTATTTATAGTACTATTGTGTAGTGCCTGTTTTACTTATGCACAAAAGCCATCTCGTATTGGCTATGTGGATATGGATTACATATTATCACACCTCGAAGATTATAAAGTAGCAAGCCAGCAGTTTGCCTTACAAGTAGAGCAATGGGAGGCTGAAATAGCCAAGCGCCAAGAAAAGATAAAGGCTGAAAAAGATAAGTTAGAAGCTGAGAAAGCTTTACTTACTCCCGAGCTTATCAAAGATAAAGAAGAAGAAATAGCTCTGTTAGAATACAACTTGAATGCCTATAAACAGCAGAAGTTTGATGCTAAGGAAGGAGAGTATATCACCCAAAAGTTTATGCTTGCTAAGCCTATCCAAGACCAAGTGTTTAATATAGTGCAAGAGATAGGCAAGATGCGTAAATACGACTTTATCTTTGAAAAGAGTGATGCCACTATGTTATTCTCTAATGAGCAACATAACTTGAGTAAAGTAGTGCTTCGTGCCTTGAAGAAGAAAGACAATGCCGAAGATAGGAACAAAGATATGGCTCAGCTCTTAAAAGAAAGCTATGATTTTGAGTTTGTAGAAGAACGCGTTAAGAAACGTAAAGAAGCTGAAAAAGCACGTGAGCAACGCCGAGTACAATACGAACAAGAACGTTTGCGCAAGACTGAAGAAATGAAGCAACAGCGCGAACAGCTCAAAGCGAAACGCGAGAAAGAACAAGCCGAGCGTCAGCAGAAGTTCCAACAAGAACGAGACGCCCTTAAAGCGCAACGCGAAAAAGAACAAGCCGAACGTGTACAGAAATTCCAACAAGAGCGCGATGCCCTTAAAGCACAACGTGAGAAAGAGCAAGCTGAGCGTCAGCAGAAGTTCCAACAACAGCGCGATTCTATAAAGGCGCAACGCGACAAAGAACAAACCGAACGCCAACAGAAGTTACAAGAACAGAAAGAACAGCGTGAGAAGGAAATAGCTGAACGCCAAAAGAAACTTGAAGAGCAAAGGGTGCAACGTGAAAAAGAACAAGCCGAGCGCCTTAAAAAACAACAAGAGGCGAGAACACAAACGCCTACAACAAATCAGTAA
- a CDS encoding OmpH family outer membrane protein — translation MMRNIRTLMIALALFLGATTMLTAQVKIAHIDVQKLLEEMPERKSIESQLKKMEQGYMNDIQAAIKELQAKAQKYQNEAAALTEAQLKAREAEFLKKSEEIKTMEENIRKTQQTAAENLQKKQQELVEPLLKKVKSSIEKIAKQRGLQYVLDSSAGSSVIVATGDDLYSTVKKDLGF, via the coding sequence ATGATGAGAAACATTAGAACGTTGATGATTGCATTGGCTCTATTCTTAGGAGCTACTACAATGCTTACTGCACAAGTGAAAATCGCTCATATTGATGTGCAAAAACTTTTAGAAGAAATGCCTGAAAGAAAATCAATAGAGTCACAATTAAAGAAAATGGAGCAAGGATATATGAACGATATTCAAGCAGCTATTAAAGAATTGCAAGCTAAGGCTCAAAAGTATCAGAATGAAGCTGCTGCTCTTACAGAGGCACAACTTAAAGCTCGTGAAGCAGAATTCCTCAAAAAATCAGAGGAAATTAAAACTATGGAAGAAAATATCCGTAAAACACAACAAACTGCTGCTGAGAATTTACAGAAAAAGCAACAAGAATTGGTAGAGCCATTGCTTAAAAAGGTAAAAAGCTCTATTGAGAAAATTGCTAAGCAAAGAGGACTTCAGTACGTATTGGATTCAAGTGCAGGCTCAAGCGTGATTGTAGCTACAGGAGATGACCTTTACAGTACAGTTAAAAAGGACTTAGGATTTTAG
- the murI gene encoding glutamate racemase has protein sequence MTHSTSRTAPIGLFDSGVGGTTIWKEVNALMPNENTLFIADNKNAPYGEKTKEEIIALCDANTRFLLENNAKIIVVACNTGTTNAISYLRNKYKEVPFIGIEPAIKPASLQSVTKKIGVLATRSTLASDLFAKTSEHLKQEEQVEIIEQVGEGLVDLIEAGRIKSPEMTLLLRKYLLPMIAEGIDYLVLGCTHYPYLLPQIQELIPPHIKVIDSGYAVAKQTRNILSQHHLLNDDATAEPQHLWLANGKVEVLQQFAPKNVEHLKISTF, from the coding sequence ATGACTCACTCAACATCACGCACAGCACCTATTGGTTTGTTTGACTCTGGAGTAGGGGGAACTACTATCTGGAAAGAAGTAAACGCACTAATGCCTAATGAGAATACTCTGTTTATAGCAGATAATAAAAATGCCCCTTATGGTGAGAAGACTAAGGAAGAAATCATTGCATTATGCGATGCCAATACGCGTTTTCTGTTAGAAAATAATGCAAAAATTATAGTAGTAGCGTGCAATACGGGTACTACCAATGCTATATCGTATTTGAGGAATAAATATAAAGAAGTACCTTTTATAGGAATAGAACCTGCTATAAAACCTGCGAGTTTGCAGAGTGTTACTAAGAAAATAGGGGTATTAGCAACCCGCAGTACACTTGCCAGCGACCTTTTTGCTAAAACCAGTGAGCACCTTAAACAGGAAGAGCAAGTGGAAATTATAGAGCAAGTAGGGGAGGGGCTAGTAGACCTTATAGAAGCGGGACGTATAAAGAGTCCTGAAATGACGCTATTATTACGTAAATACCTCTTACCTATGATTGCCGAAGGGATTGATTATTTGGTGTTAGGTTGCACTCATTACCCTTATTTGTTACCACAAATACAAGAACTCATTCCTCCACACATAAAGGTAATAGATTCGGGGTATGCGGTAGCTAAACAAACGCGCAATATACTTTCTCAACATCATTTACTGAATGATGATGCTACTGCAGAGCCACAACACCTTTGGCTTGCTAATGGCAAGGTAGAAGTATTGCAACAGTTTGCGCCCAAGAATGTCGAACACTTGAAAATTTCTACTTTCTAA
- a CDS encoding lytic transglycosylase domain-containing protein, with translation MMKRTIQYLLTGGGVVLLSGFLVNAMSVKKEENNIYEQAEAEVAQNPLSAQETHHKSDFSNDYRVFAIDLPEKLDFAGERVPLEDPDVHERLDRELIVNTYWQSNTLLVLKRANKYFPIIEPILKRNNIPDDFKYLAIIESGLTNAVSPSGASGFWQLMKPAAQEYGLEVTDQVDERYHIEKATQAACDYLNKAKRSTGSWTMAAAAYNAGISGMNKQTSFQETNNYYDLWLSSETSRYVFRILALKEIMKHPKKYGFIFEKKHLYNELPTYNVMVDSTIENLTQFAKSQNITYKDLKLYNPWLRDKRLDNIDGKAYYIRIPKK, from the coding sequence ATGATGAAAAGAACGATACAATATTTGCTCACAGGTGGAGGAGTAGTTTTGCTCTCTGGTTTTTTGGTCAATGCAATGTCAGTTAAAAAAGAAGAAAACAACATCTACGAACAAGCAGAAGCCGAAGTAGCCCAGAACCCTCTTTCAGCTCAAGAAACTCATCATAAAAGCGATTTCTCTAATGATTACAGAGTTTTTGCCATCGATTTACCCGAAAAATTAGACTTTGCTGGTGAAAGAGTACCTTTGGAAGACCCCGATGTACACGAGCGTTTAGACCGAGAGCTTATCGTAAATACCTATTGGCAATCCAATACTTTGTTGGTGCTCAAGCGTGCTAATAAGTACTTCCCTATCATCGAACCTATCCTCAAACGCAATAATATCCCCGATGATTTCAAATATTTAGCCATCATAGAAAGCGGACTTACCAATGCGGTATCACCCTCTGGTGCAAGTGGCTTTTGGCAACTTATGAAACCCGCCGCTCAAGAATACGGCTTAGAAGTAACCGACCAAGTAGACGAACGTTATCACATAGAAAAAGCCACCCAAGCTGCCTGCGATTATTTAAACAAAGCTAAGCGCAGTACAGGTTCGTGGACGATGGCTGCCGCTGCTTATAATGCCGGTATCTCAGGAATGAATAAGCAAACTTCTTTTCAAGAAACTAATAATTATTATGATTTATGGCTAAGCTCCGAAACTTCACGCTATGTTTTTCGTATTTTAGCTCTAAAAGAGATAATGAAGCACCCTAAGAAGTACGGCTTCATCTTCGAGAAGAAACATTTGTATAACGAACTGCCCACTTACAATGTAATGGTAGATTCCACCATTGAAAATCTCACCCAATTCGCCAAGAGCCAGAACATCACTTATAAAGACCTAAAACTATACAATCCTTGGCTACGCGATAAAAGGCTAGATAATATAGACGGTAAAGCGTATTATATCAGGATTCCCAAGAAATAG
- a CDS encoding M1 family aminopeptidase — translation MKKTLFTIIALLLSGYTFAQTDTSGRSLYRATPEKKTALKHTKLKVDFNFTNQTLNGEEWLTASPYFYATDSLILDAKAMLIHKVALEQNGKQKSLSYSYKNDMLRIKLNKTYQKGETYTVYIRYTAQPEKVTDKGSRAITDAKGLYFINPNGEADKPMRQVWTQGETEGSSCWFPTIDKPNQKTTQEIEMTVPDSFVTLSNGVLKSSDKKGNMRTDYWVMDKPHAPYLFFMGAGEFAVVKDTPWRGKVPIEYYVEKEYEPVAKQIFGNTSEMITFFSERFGYDYPWAKYAQMVVRDFVSGAMENTTAVSHAESAYQSAEALADQNYWEPIIAHELAHHWFGDLVTTESWSNLTVNESFANYSEYLWLLHKYGKDAAEYHLSNNTLQYQHRVNDFAKDLVRFGYDSREDMFDLVSYNKGGAILHMLRNYLGDEAFFAGLTDYLKTNEYGTGEAHQLRLSLEKVSGKDLNWFFNQWYFGNGNPTVNVEKTFSNGKLTLKIIQTQSEDLLFQFPLDIDIYRNGKAERYSVWVDARKENTFTFAMKKAPELIDINPEGVVLIDEQYQKTWAEYLYQMQRAKSLKSRMQAVSAPMAPDGKDILLAALKDPFFQVRIQALQKLANYELNAKEMAMVEKIASSDPKNLAKSAAIWVLATSKDKNKYVSLFEKYLETPSGAIKNAAINGIARTEPARAKSILEKGSIKDFDTDQLAGLSGVIVDNQMEQYLPAILPYFIYYPFFEKDNPETAVNFKKGYEWAMHLDNTSHVELLAESLKEIAKDMENPAAKEMLKNVLDEGITIKRGLNQTESVKKQIKMLEEIKEMFK, via the coding sequence ATGAAAAAAACACTTTTTACTATTATTGCCCTGTTACTTTCGGGCTACACTTTTGCACAGACGGATACTTCGGGGCGAAGCCTCTATCGTGCTACTCCTGAGAAGAAAACTGCCTTAAAGCACACGAAATTGAAGGTAGATTTTAACTTCACTAACCAAACACTCAACGGCGAAGAATGGCTTACTGCTTCTCCTTATTTTTATGCTACCGATAGCCTTATCCTCGATGCAAAGGCTATGCTTATCCACAAGGTGGCTTTGGAACAGAACGGCAAGCAAAAGTCTCTTTCTTATAGCTATAAGAACGATATGTTGAGAATAAAACTCAACAAAACTTACCAAAAAGGGGAGACCTATACCGTGTACATTCGCTATACGGCACAGCCTGAAAAGGTAACTGATAAGGGCAGTCGTGCGATTACCGATGCGAAAGGGCTTTACTTTATCAACCCTAACGGAGAAGCCGATAAGCCTATGCGCCAAGTATGGACGCAGGGTGAAACAGAAGGCTCTTCGTGCTGGTTTCCTACCATCGACAAGCCCAACCAAAAGACTACTCAAGAAATAGAAATGACAGTGCCCGATAGCTTTGTTACCCTCTCTAACGGGGTGCTAAAAAGCAGTGATAAGAAAGGCAATATGCGCACCGACTATTGGGTGATGGACAAGCCTCACGCACCTTATCTTTTCTTTATGGGGGCAGGAGAGTTTGCCGTAGTAAAAGATACGCCTTGGCGCGGTAAGGTGCCTATTGAATACTATGTAGAAAAGGAATACGAGCCTGTTGCAAAACAGATATTTGGAAATACTTCCGAGATGATTACGTTCTTCTCTGAGCGTTTTGGCTATGACTATCCGTGGGCTAAATACGCCCAAATGGTAGTGCGCGACTTTGTGAGTGGAGCAATGGAAAACACTACGGCTGTAAGCCACGCCGAGAGTGCTTATCAGAGCGCAGAAGCTTTGGCTGACCAAAACTATTGGGAGCCTATTATCGCACACGAATTGGCACACCACTGGTTTGGTGATTTGGTAACTACCGAAAGCTGGTCGAATCTCACCGTAAACGAGTCGTTTGCTAACTACAGCGAATACTTGTGGTTGCTACACAAATACGGCAAAGATGCCGCAGAATACCACCTTAGCAATAACACCCTTCAATACCAACACCGCGTCAATGATTTTGCAAAAGATTTGGTGCGCTTTGGCTATGATTCACGTGAGGATATGTTCGATTTGGTATCTTACAACAAAGGCGGGGCTATCTTGCATATGTTGCGCAATTATCTTGGTGATGAGGCTTTCTTTGCAGGGCTTACCGATTACCTCAAAACAAATGAATACGGCACGGGGGAAGCTCACCAATTACGTCTTTCGTTAGAAAAAGTGAGCGGTAAAGACTTGAACTGGTTCTTCAACCAATGGTACTTTGGCAATGGTAACCCTACTGTGAATGTAGAAAAGACGTTTAGTAATGGTAAATTGACCTTAAAAATCATTCAAACACAAAGCGAAGACCTCTTGTTTCAGTTTCCGTTGGATATAGATATTTACAGAAATGGCAAGGCAGAGCGTTATAGTGTTTGGGTAGATGCTCGTAAAGAAAATACTTTTACTTTCGCAATGAAGAAAGCCCCAGAGTTGATAGATATCAACCCCGAAGGTGTGGTGCTGATAGATGAGCAATACCAAAAAACGTGGGCAGAGTATTTGTACCAAATGCAACGCGCTAAATCGCTCAAGAGCAGAATGCAAGCGGTAAGTGCCCCAATGGCTCCTGACGGCAAAGATATTTTGCTCGCTGCTCTTAAAGACCCCTTTTTCCAAGTGCGTATACAAGCATTACAAAAACTCGCTAATTATGAACTCAATGCCAAAGAAATGGCAATGGTAGAAAAGATTGCGTCTTCTGACCCTAAGAACTTAGCTAAATCGGCAGCGATATGGGTATTAGCTACCTCAAAAGACAAAAACAAATACGTTTCTTTATTTGAAAAATACCTTGAAACTCCTTCGGGGGCTATTAAGAATGCTGCTATTAACGGGATAGCTCGTACTGAGCCCGCCCGCGCTAAGAGTATACTTGAAAAAGGAAGTATTAAAGACTTTGATACCGACCAATTAGCGGGATTATCAGGAGTAATTGTAGACAACCAAATGGAGCAGTATCTCCCTGCGATACTTCCTTATTTTATATACTATCCTTTCTTTGAAAAGGACAATCCTGAAACAGCTGTCAACTTCAAGAAAGGCTATGAGTGGGCAATGCACTTAGACAATACTTCACACGTGGAGCTATTGGCTGAATCACTCAAAGAAATCGCTAAAGATATGGAGAACCCTGCTGCTAAAGAGATGCTCAAAAACGTATTGGATGAAGGTATTACTATCAAACGCGGCTTAAACCAAACTGAATCGGTAAAGAAACAGATTAAGATGTTGGAAGAGATTAAAGAAATGTTTAAGTAG
- a CDS encoding GNAT family N-acetyltransferase: MEALHTMRLLLRPWKTTDAEALYAQAHNPIIGKRCGWNPHKSVEESQKIIEVVLSKSHSFAICLANNIPIGSIGLLLQGESNLPVSENEAEIGYWLGEDFWGKGYVTEATLRVLQYAFEQVNLTQLWAGAYEENIASQRVLEKCGFRYHHTIEDFLFPLTGERHTSLIYTLNREN; encoded by the coding sequence ATGGAAGCACTTCACACAATGCGTCTTTTGCTTCGTCCCTGGAAAACAACAGATGCCGAAGCCTTATACGCACAAGCGCACAATCCTATTATAGGCAAGCGGTGCGGTTGGAACCCTCACAAAAGTGTAGAAGAGAGCCAAAAGATTATTGAGGTTGTCCTTAGCAAGTCTCATAGTTTTGCTATTTGTTTAGCAAACAACATTCCCATAGGAAGTATAGGCTTGCTTTTACAAGGAGAGAGCAATCTTCCTGTAAGCGAAAATGAAGCTGAAATAGGCTACTGGCTTGGAGAAGACTTTTGGGGTAAGGGCTATGTTACTGAAGCTACCCTAAGGGTACTGCAATATGCTTTTGAACAGGTGAACCTTACCCAGCTATGGGCAGGCGCATACGAGGAAAATATTGCCTCACAGCGAGTACTTGAAAAATGTGGCTTCCGTTACCATCATACCATTGAAGATTTCTTGTTTCCACTCACAGGGGAGAGACATACAAGTTTGATATATACATTAAACAGAGAAAATTGA
- the fic gene encoding protein adenylyltransferase Fic: MNTQEIDAQSLQNAYRLFESGTIEQIEVGTTKGLCEIHCYLFEGLYDFAGEIRRLNISKGGFKFANAMFLHAILPVIDQMPENTFEEIVAKYVEMNIAHPFMEGNGRAIRIWLDLILKKRLSKVVNWQLIDKAPYLQAMERSPINDLELRFLLQPALTDKVNDREVIFKGIEQSYYYESND; the protein is encoded by the coding sequence ATGAATACTCAAGAAATCGACGCGCAAAGTTTACAAAATGCCTATCGTCTTTTTGAGAGTGGGACTATAGAGCAAATAGAAGTAGGTACCACTAAAGGATTATGCGAGATACATTGCTATCTTTTTGAGGGGCTTTACGATTTTGCAGGTGAGATACGTCGGCTAAACATCAGCAAGGGCGGTTTTAAGTTTGCTAATGCGATGTTTTTGCACGCTATCCTACCCGTAATAGACCAAATGCCTGAAAATACTTTTGAAGAAATTGTAGCCAAATACGTAGAGATGAATATTGCCCACCCTTTTATGGAAGGCAATGGACGTGCTATTCGTATATGGCTCGACTTGATACTCAAAAAACGCTTAAGCAAAGTAGTGAATTGGCAACTGATAGATAAAGCTCCTTATCTCCAAGCAATGGAGCGTAGCCCTATCAACGATTTGGAATTGCGCTTTTTGTTGCAACCTGCCCTTACTGATAAAGTAAACGACCGTGAAGTAATTTTTAAAGGTATAGAACAATCTTATTATTATGAAAGTAATGACTAA
- a CDS encoding DUF4300 family protein: MKRLLLITILSLVAISCQQKKATTENTAVTLTYSNLVDTATQDEVQKALTAAGIAEQNVASFLESVALFNQTVGDKAGLVPKGFVTIDSLLPKYDEVAIQSIWTAKYPMFQGYNCRLTSFTLLRDLIAFPTNKKFASKEEDEVLFIDRESLHNTPKKFFTPEEENNFFTLFTEVPTTNTKDVNIHLQAMQQAWKERGINFRYKNDPTKASLISAVFHSQITPEENTLFVGHVGVLVPFDGKLLFIEKLAFQEPYQVIKLENRTQLSDYLMNRYDVEWEQPNAIPFIMENDALMDGYRPNPYKKEQRL, translated from the coding sequence ATGAAAAGACTTCTATTGATAACTATTCTTTCTTTGGTAGCAATTTCTTGCCAGCAGAAGAAAGCAACAACTGAAAATACAGCAGTTACTCTCACTTATTCTAATTTAGTAGATACCGCTACCCAAGATGAAGTGCAAAAAGCCCTTACAGCAGCGGGAATAGCTGAGCAAAATGTAGCCTCTTTTTTGGAGAGTGTAGCCCTTTTCAACCAAACAGTAGGCGATAAAGCAGGCTTAGTACCCAAAGGATTTGTTACTATTGACAGCTTGCTACCTAAGTATGATGAGGTTGCTATACAAAGCATTTGGACGGCTAAATACCCTATGTTTCAAGGTTATAACTGTCGTCTTACCTCTTTCACCCTCTTGCGTGATTTAATTGCTTTCCCCACAAATAAAAAGTTTGCTAGCAAAGAGGAAGATGAGGTGCTTTTTATAGACCGTGAGTCCTTGCATAATACCCCTAAGAAGTTCTTTACCCCTGAGGAAGAAAATAACTTTTTTACCCTCTTTACTGAGGTGCCCACTACTAATACCAAAGATGTAAACATTCATTTGCAGGCGATGCAACAAGCGTGGAAAGAACGCGGTATCAATTTCCGTTATAAAAACGACCCTACTAAGGCATCGCTTATTTCGGCAGTCTTCCATTCCCAAATCACCCCAGAGGAGAACACTCTTTTTGTAGGACACGTAGGGGTACTAGTACCTTTTGACGGCAAGCTGCTCTTTATCGAAAAACTCGCTTTTCAAGAACCCTATCAGGTAATAAAACTAGAGAATCGCACCCAGCTCAGTGATTACTTAATGAACCGATATGATGTAGAATGGGAGCAACCCAATGCCATTCCGTTTATAATGGAAAACGATGCTTTAATGGACGGATATCGCCCCAATCCATATAAAAAAGAACAGCGATTGTAA